The proteins below are encoded in one region of Desulfosalsimonas propionicica:
- a CDS encoding HD domain-containing phosphohydrolase, translating to MTWFWNRPWGIGLKMTLVTLILIAATTFGSAVVVTSIMNDFLLDSLIKRGSSVALSAATPAGFSILSENQLALDNLVSKITESQSDVAYMSIVDHNGVILAHNRLSAVGEAFADIKGPMVRRTDNFQTKKIKRDGVACYEFKTPIRFAENRVGDVIIGLKADVLASARQAARRKIGLIAILTLGFGVAGTLVLSSFFTAPVKRLAAGVSRVKSGKRGVEIKVTSRDELGELTRNFNEMSKMLQAQQQSLESYAQNLEESYTSMVRILAAALDARDQYTLGHSARVAWLSLQMGKKLGLDREALKELEMACFLHDIGKIKIPDRILAKTEPLTKEEYAIIQQHPVHGADILRLSASLHKYLPAVLQHHEWYNGNGYPYGLKGEQIHLHARIVAIADCFDAMTTSRPYRTGRSRKDAAREIKNYRGIQFCPHLADIFLEALNEFDEVGEIPFAGEAI from the coding sequence ATGACCTGGTTCTGGAACCGCCCCTGGGGCATTGGTTTGAAGATGACCCTGGTAACTTTGATCCTTATCGCTGCCACAACATTTGGTTCCGCCGTGGTGGTGACTTCCATAATGAATGATTTTCTGCTGGATTCCCTGATCAAAAGAGGGTCTTCTGTGGCCCTGAGCGCGGCTACGCCTGCCGGATTCAGCATTTTGTCCGAAAATCAACTGGCCCTGGACAACCTGGTGTCCAAAATCACAGAATCCCAGAGCGATGTGGCCTATATGAGCATTGTGGACCACAATGGCGTCATATTGGCCCATAACCGGTTGTCTGCCGTGGGAGAGGCCTTTGCTGATATTAAAGGTCCTATGGTCAGGCGCACGGATAATTTTCAGACAAAGAAAATTAAGCGGGACGGAGTGGCTTGCTACGAGTTTAAAACCCCGATTCGGTTTGCCGAAAACCGGGTCGGGGATGTGATTATCGGCTTGAAAGCCGATGTCCTGGCGTCTGCCAGACAGGCCGCCCGCAGAAAGATCGGCCTGATTGCCATCCTGACCCTGGGTTTTGGCGTGGCCGGAACCCTGGTGCTGTCTTCGTTTTTTACCGCGCCGGTCAAACGGCTGGCCGCCGGGGTTTCCCGGGTCAAGTCCGGTAAAAGGGGCGTGGAGATCAAGGTCACGTCCCGCGATGAGCTCGGCGAGCTGACCCGGAATTTCAATGAAATGTCAAAAATGCTTCAGGCCCAGCAGCAGAGCCTGGAAAGCTACGCCCAAAACCTGGAGGAATCCTATACCTCCATGGTGCGCATACTGGCCGCTGCCCTGGATGCCCGGGACCAGTATACCCTCGGCCATTCGGCCAGGGTGGCCTGGCTGTCTTTGCAGATGGGCAAAAAACTGGGACTGGACCGGGAGGCGTTAAAAGAGCTGGAAATGGCTTGTTTTCTCCATGATATCGGAAAAATCAAAATCCCGGACAGGATTCTGGCCAAAACCGAACCCCTGACCAAAGAAGAATATGCCATTATTCAGCAGCATCCGGTGCATGGCGCGGATATCCTGCGGCTGTCCGCATCTTTGCACAAATATCTTCCCGCAGTGCTCCAGCATCACGAGTGGTATAACGGCAACGGCTATCCATACGGTCTTAAAGGCGAGCAAATTCATCTGCATGCCAGAATTGTGGCCATTGCCGACTGCTTTGATGCCATGACCACCTCCCGGCCCTATCGCACGGGCCGGTCCAGAAAAGACGCGGCCAGGGAAATAAAAAATTACAGAGGCATTCAATTTTGCCCGCATCTGGCCGATATATTTTTAGAAGCCTTAAATGAATTTGACGAAGTCGGGGAAATCCCTTTTGCCGGCGAGGCCATATGA
- a CDS encoding amidohydrolase family protein, translating to MIVDAHAHCGIYDRFPPQAFEDYLAAVKNSSIEGAAMFSPVMEIYDRNDPDFADNKAWQKQRKASNRYLLSLENRELQVFPYFFIWNDFAVEQLDDRHCGIKWHRHADEPVYRYEDPACVAAVAEIRRRGVPVVFEEELSNTLRFVNEIARGVNVIIPHLGMLNGGYRAIARSGLWENPRVHTDTSLASRDEILNYIECYGGTRIMFGSDFPFGDPVSELNKIRELPLSENLQKAIAGGNFRKLMAQGQGGALMNWRK from the coding sequence ATGATTGTTGACGCTCATGCCCATTGCGGAATCTATGATCGCTTTCCGCCCCAGGCGTTTGAAGATTACCTGGCTGCGGTTAAAAATAGTTCCATTGAAGGCGCGGCCATGTTTTCTCCGGTTATGGAAATCTATGACCGCAATGATCCGGATTTTGCTGATAACAAAGCATGGCAAAAGCAGCGAAAGGCCTCCAACCGTTATTTGCTCAGCCTGGAAAACCGCGAATTGCAGGTTTTTCCGTACTTTTTCATCTGGAACGATTTTGCCGTGGAGCAGCTTGATGACCGGCATTGCGGGATCAAATGGCATCGGCATGCGGATGAACCGGTATATCGCTATGAAGATCCGGCCTGTGTTGCGGCAGTGGCCGAAATTCGGCGCCGGGGAGTGCCTGTGGTGTTTGAAGAAGAGCTTTCCAATACCCTGCGGTTTGTCAATGAAATTGCCCGGGGTGTCAATGTGATCATCCCGCATCTGGGCATGCTAAACGGCGGATACCGGGCTATTGCAAGAAGCGGACTCTGGGAAAATCCCCGGGTCCACACGGATACCAGCCTCGCCTCCCGGGATGAAATCCTGAATTATATCGAATGCTACGGCGGCACCCGGATTATGTTCGGCTCGGATTTCCCGTTTGGCGACCCTGTGAGTGAGTTGAACAAAATCCGGGAGCTGCCCCTTTCAGAAAATCTGCAAAAGGCCATTGCCGGTGGCAATTTCCGAAAATTAATGGCGCAGGGGCAGGGTGGCGCTCTTATGAATTGGCGAAAATGA
- a CDS encoding PAS domain-containing sensor histidine kinase has product MEREKWMLKAIFDTIEDGIYVIDQNYTIEYMNQRMIEIFGDGTGEKCHHLINNSDSLCPWCRAPEVFAGKSLHWELYIPKAEKTFALTELPLKNPDESVSKLCISRDITEQKQREALLAASEERYQNLFEHVGVGVYISSKKGRFLDANQAFINMMGYSSKEEILNLDITRDLYVRPSDRPKFQEMIEREGRVVQYEVDFKKKDGTPITVLLTSHVRYDHNGNILGYEGITEDQTERYMMEKKLREAHDFMNKIIQSSPSPIMAADLKGNIFIWNRAAEETLGYPASETIGKMHITKIYPEGLAYKIMEMIRSPEHGGVGLLRGHPMLYVRRDGQVIDGSLSAAMIYDDDGNEVATVGSFVDMTERIEMERTLRSTQEQLLQSEKLAAMGRLTSQIAHELNNPLFGIMNTLELLKTEITPENKRRKLLDMSLSETVRLAEMLRKMLSFSKPDQEEKGPVNINTIIDELLMLHEKQLQENSIKIKTELAEALPEINASKNQMRQVFLNMISNAKDAMPEGGTLTFRSWHRDKEVFIEITDTGQGIKEEDINRIFDSFFTTKDTVKGVGLGLSVCYGFIKEHGGDIRVKSSAGEGTTFTISLPAHAGQQAGGEKQT; this is encoded by the coding sequence ATGGAAAGAGAAAAATGGATGCTCAAGGCCATCTTTGACACCATTGAAGACGGCATTTACGTGATTGATCAGAATTATACCATTGAATACATGAATCAGCGGATGATCGAAATTTTCGGAGACGGAACCGGAGAAAAATGTCACCACCTGATTAACAACAGCGACTCGCTTTGCCCATGGTGCCGGGCTCCCGAGGTCTTCGCGGGCAAAAGCCTCCACTGGGAGCTTTATATTCCCAAAGCTGAAAAGACCTTTGCCCTCACGGAACTGCCCCTGAAAAACCCGGATGAGTCGGTTTCCAAGCTGTGCATATCCCGCGACATCACCGAGCAAAAACAGCGCGAAGCCCTGCTGGCCGCATCTGAGGAACGATACCAAAACCTGTTTGAACATGTGGGCGTGGGGGTTTACATCAGCAGCAAGAAAGGCCGGTTTCTGGATGCCAACCAGGCCTTTATCAACATGATGGGTTATTCCAGCAAGGAAGAGATTTTAAACCTGGATATCACCCGTGATCTGTATGTTCGCCCCTCGGACCGGCCCAAGTTCCAGGAGATGATTGAACGCGAAGGCCGGGTGGTGCAGTATGAGGTGGATTTTAAGAAAAAGGATGGCACCCCGATCACGGTCTTGTTAACCAGCCACGTGCGTTACGACCACAACGGCAATATTCTCGGTTACGAGGGCATCACCGAGGATCAGACCGAGCGCTACATGATGGAAAAAAAACTGCGGGAAGCCCATGATTTCATGAACAAAATCATCCAAAGCTCGCCAAGCCCCATCATGGCCGCGGACCTGAAAGGCAATATCTTCATCTGGAACCGGGCAGCGGAAGAAACCCTGGGATATCCGGCCTCGGAAACCATCGGGAAGATGCACATCACCAAAATATACCCCGAAGGGCTGGCCTACAAAATCATGGAAATGATCCGAAGCCCCGAACACGGCGGCGTGGGTCTGCTGCGCGGCCATCCCATGCTTTACGTCCGGCGCGACGGCCAGGTCATCGACGGCTCACTTTCCGCTGCCATGATATACGATGATGACGGCAATGAGGTGGCCACAGTGGGCTCGTTTGTGGACATGACCGAGCGCATTGAAATGGAGCGCACCCTGCGCTCCACCCAGGAACAGCTGCTCCAGTCGGAAAAACTGGCCGCCATGGGCCGGCTGACCTCCCAGATCGCCCACGAGTTAAACAACCCCCTTTTCGGAATCATGAACACCCTGGAACTGCTGAAAACCGAAATCACACCGGAAAACAAACGGCGAAAGCTTCTGGATATGTCCCTTTCAGAAACCGTTCGTCTGGCGGAAATGCTGCGCAAGATGCTGTCATTTTCCAAGCCCGACCAGGAGGAAAAAGGCCCGGTCAATATCAACACCATTATTGATGAGCTGCTTATGCTTCATGAAAAACAGCTCCAGGAAAACAGCATCAAGATCAAAACCGAGCTTGCAGAAGCACTTCCGGAAATCAATGCGTCCAAAAACCAGATGCGGCAAGTGTTTTTAAACATGATCTCCAATGCCAAAGACGCCATGCCCGAAGGCGGAACCCTGACCTTCCGAAGCTGGCACAGAGACAAGGAGGTGTTTATCGAAATCACTGATACCGGCCAGGGCATCAAGGAAGAAGATATCAACCGGATCTTTGACTCGTTTTTCACCACAAAGGACACGGTCAAAGGCGTTGGTCTGGGCCTTTCGGTATGCTACGGGTTTATCAAGGAGCACGGCGGAGACATCAGGGTCAAAAGCAGTGCAGGAGAAGGCACGACCTTTACCATTTCACTGCCCGCCCATGCAGGCCAGCAGGCCGGCGGCGAAAAACAGACTTGA
- a CDS encoding sirohydrochlorin cobaltochelatase: protein MKKGFFKPVLMLLILIFAAVATVQAGSPQPEEGKTAILLVTFGTTFSEAQAAFDNIEAEIKTAFADTTIQWAYTSKMIREKMAQQGKTAHSPSQALEEMAKQGFTKIFVQSLHTIAGYEYHDLVKTIRKFEHQSVGVKKITITGPLLAGPEDMAKTARVIRETIPEDRTSDEAVVLLGHGTHHPSNAAYPALMWRLQRDDKNIFIGTVEGFPGSEEILEQLEKNNISTAWLMPFMSVAGDHARNDMAGDSDDSWKSVFEAAGIECKPVLKGFAEYDPFVDIWVSQLQTAMDQ, encoded by the coding sequence ATGAAAAAAGGCTTTTTCAAACCGGTTTTGATGCTACTGATCCTGATTTTTGCTGCAGTTGCAACGGTTCAGGCCGGCAGTCCGCAGCCGGAGGAGGGCAAAACAGCAATCCTTCTGGTTACCTTTGGCACAACGTTTTCAGAGGCGCAGGCAGCTTTTGACAATATTGAAGCAGAAATCAAAACCGCCTTTGCCGATACAACAATTCAATGGGCCTATACCTCAAAGATGATCCGCGAAAAAATGGCCCAACAGGGAAAAACGGCCCATTCCCCTTCACAGGCCCTGGAAGAAATGGCAAAACAAGGTTTTACCAAAATTTTTGTGCAGTCGCTGCACACCATTGCCGGATATGAATACCACGACCTTGTCAAAACCATACGCAAGTTTGAACATCAATCCGTTGGAGTTAAAAAAATCACCATCACCGGACCACTGCTGGCAGGACCGGAAGACATGGCCAAAACCGCCCGGGTCATACGCGAGACCATACCCGAAGATCGCACAAGCGATGAAGCGGTCGTGCTTCTGGGACACGGCACCCACCATCCGTCAAACGCCGCCTACCCGGCCCTGATGTGGCGGCTGCAGCGCGATGACAAAAACATCTTTATCGGAACGGTGGAAGGCTTTCCCGGCTCTGAGGAAATATTGGAACAGCTTGAAAAAAATAACATATCCACGGCATGGCTCATGCCTTTTATGTCCGTGGCCGGCGATCATGCCAGAAACGACATGGCCGGGGACAGCGATGATTCCTGGAAGTCGGTTTTCGAAGCCGCAGGCATTGAATGCAAACCTGTTTTAAAGGGTTTTGCGGAATATGATCCGTTTGTGGACATATGGGTGAGCCAGCTCCAAACGGCCATGGATCAATAA
- a CDS encoding FecCD family ABC transporter permease — protein sequence MLRFFPLWPQLVVLTGVLVVLAAAAAGMGHVQVGFFDVLRITGSAVSGIAELAADIDPIARAAVIEVRLPRILVAALVGGALGVSGAVYQGILLNPLADPYTLGVSAGAAFGASVAILINVSMLGGFSVPLFAFAGAVATLMIVMYLASSAGGYSSSNLILSGIIVAAILSAGISFIKYMADERVSVIIFWLMGSLASKTWADAGLLAGVTALGTGVCLFFARDLNLMSLGTRTAASMGTSVQRLSPALLVCVSLMAAICVSVSGIIGFVGLLVPHLVRSICGPDHSRLIPVSLLIGAILLLAADTVTRALLPSELPIGVLTALIGGPFFCWVFRRRQMGAMGHGF from the coding sequence ATGCTTCGATTTTTTCCGCTTTGGCCGCAGCTTGTGGTGCTGACCGGGGTGCTGGTGGTTCTGGCTGCTGCGGCCGCGGGCATGGGGCATGTGCAGGTGGGTTTTTTCGATGTCTTGCGCATAACCGGGTCCGCGGTCTCCGGCATTGCCGAACTGGCCGCCGACATTGACCCCATTGCCCGGGCCGCGGTCATCGAAGTGCGTCTGCCGCGCATCCTTGTGGCCGCGCTGGTGGGCGGGGCCCTGGGGGTGTCGGGCGCGGTGTATCAGGGCATTTTGTTAAACCCCCTTGCAGATCCCTATACCCTGGGCGTTTCCGCGGGGGCGGCCTTCGGGGCCTCTGTTGCGATTCTGATCAATGTGAGCATGCTCGGGGGTTTTTCCGTGCCTTTGTTTGCCTTTGCCGGGGCCGTGGCAACGCTGATGATTGTCATGTATCTGGCCTCTTCAGCCGGGGGATATTCGTCGAGCAACCTGATCTTGTCCGGCATTATTGTAGCGGCCATCCTGTCTGCGGGCATCAGCTTTATCAAGTACATGGCAGATGAGCGGGTCTCAGTGATCATTTTCTGGCTCATGGGAAGCCTGGCCTCAAAAACCTGGGCAGATGCCGGGCTTCTGGCAGGGGTGACAGCGCTGGGCACGGGTGTGTGCCTGTTTTTTGCAAGGGATCTGAACCTGATGTCTCTTGGCACCCGCACGGCCGCATCCATGGGAACATCTGTTCAAAGACTTTCTCCGGCACTTCTGGTCTGCGTGAGTTTGATGGCCGCAATCTGCGTATCAGTTTCAGGTATTATCGGATTTGTGGGGCTTTTGGTGCCCCATCTGGTCAGAAGCATCTGCGGCCCGGACCACAGCCGGCTTATTCCGGTATCGCTGCTCATTGGTGCCATTTTGCTGCTGGCCGCAGACACGGTCACCCGGGCCCTGCTTCCCAGCGAACTGCCCATCGGCGTGCTCACAGCGTTGATCGGCGGACCGTTTTTCTGCTGGGTGTTTCGCAGGCGGCAAATGGGGGCAATGGGCCATGGGTTTTGA
- a CDS encoding ABC transporter ATP-binding protein → MGFDISGVFYSYGTRRAIDGVSLSLVPGRFYAVIGPNGSGKTTLMDLMCRHKNPDSGNIFLNGRALVQYSSRALARQVALVPQEYRVNFPYTAEEVVAMARYPHLPRFSSPTAEDMEVVSCAMAECKAEDLADRFMTELSGGEKQRIVFARALAQQTAVLLLDEPCANLDIRHGLGLLESAAKRVRSQNITVAAVMHDINLALRYADDLILMNQGRIVSNGPVENTLERGVLKQIFGVDARIRTDSAINAPQVTFVG, encoded by the coding sequence ATGGGTTTTGATATCAGCGGAGTTTTTTATTCCTACGGCACCCGGCGCGCCATTGACGGAGTGAGCCTTTCGCTTGTACCCGGGCGCTTTTACGCGGTGATCGGCCCCAACGGGTCGGGCAAAACAACCCTGATGGACCTGATGTGCCGGCACAAAAATCCGGATTCCGGAAATATTTTTCTAAACGGCCGGGCCCTTGTGCAGTATTCCAGCCGGGCCCTGGCCAGACAGGTGGCCCTGGTACCCCAGGAATACCGGGTGAATTTTCCATACACTGCAGAAGAGGTGGTGGCCATGGCCCGATATCCCCATCTGCCCCGGTTTTCTTCTCCCACTGCCGAAGATATGGAAGTGGTCAGCTGCGCCATGGCCGAGTGCAAAGCCGAAGACCTGGCCGACCGGTTCATGACCGAGCTTTCCGGCGGCGAAAAACAGCGGATCGTATTTGCCCGGGCCCTGGCCCAGCAAACCGCGGTGCTGCTGCTCGATGAGCCCTGCGCCAATCTCGATATCCGCCACGGCCTCGGCCTGCTGGAGTCGGCGGCCAAACGGGTGAGATCCCAAAACATCACCGTGGCCGCGGTCATGCATGACATCAATCTTGCGCTCAGGTACGCAGATGATCTCATACTGATGAACCAGGGAAGAATTGTTTCAAACGGGCCGGTGGAAAACACTCTGGAGCGCGGGGTCTTAAAACAGATATTCGGCGTTGATGCCCGTATCCGGACAGATTCGGCCATAAACGCACCACAGGTGACCTTTGTTGGATAA
- a CDS encoding ABC transporter substrate-binding protein, producing MDKRLQFFILVFAALLFAATPVRAESRTMALVGKHAVRDCAGRQIRAEKPFSRIISLYGAHTENLFALGLDKEIIGVGRHPDYPEKARKKPGFSPQDGPEKFLAARPDLVLVRPMLDRGYEPLMNQLEKFDIRVVSLQPGNVEEMKTYWRILGRLTGQKDAAEKMIAHFDKGVKQARLLAQQIPEKKRVYFEAIHDRFKTFTPDSMPVFALECAGGINAADDVSRVRNTNIAEFGRERIMARGGQIDVYLAQNGPMNNVDVKDIENEPGYKVIKAVKQGEIYIVDEQIVARPTLRLLKGIWTIGEILYPGVYTKETVGEILGAEVRRQRSVDSGQ from the coding sequence TTGGATAAACGTTTACAATTTTTCATACTTGTTTTTGCTGCCCTGCTTTTTGCGGCAACCCCGGTACGGGCTGAAAGCCGGACCATGGCCCTTGTGGGCAAACACGCGGTGCGCGACTGCGCAGGCAGACAAATCCGGGCGGAAAAACCCTTTTCCCGCATTATTTCCCTGTACGGGGCCCACACGGAAAACCTCTTTGCCTTGGGACTGGACAAAGAAATTATCGGCGTGGGCCGGCACCCGGATTATCCGGAAAAAGCCAGGAAAAAACCCGGGTTTTCCCCCCAGGACGGCCCGGAAAAATTTCTTGCAGCCCGGCCTGATCTGGTGCTCGTGCGCCCCATGCTCGACCGGGGCTATGAACCCCTGATGAACCAATTGGAAAAATTTGACATCCGGGTGGTCTCGCTTCAGCCCGGCAATGTAGAAGAGATGAAAACCTACTGGCGCATCCTGGGACGGCTTACCGGCCAGAAGGATGCTGCAGAGAAAATGATCGCCCATTTTGACAAAGGCGTCAAACAGGCCCGACTTCTGGCCCAACAGATCCCTGAGAAAAAAAGGGTTTATTTCGAAGCCATCCACGACCGGTTCAAGACCTTTACCCCGGATTCCATGCCGGTTTTTGCCCTGGAGTGCGCCGGGGGTATCAATGCCGCAGACGATGTCAGCCGGGTACGCAACACCAATATCGCAGAATTCGGCAGGGAACGGATCATGGCAAGAGGCGGGCAGATCGACGTGTACCTGGCCCAGAACGGGCCCATGAACAACGTTGATGTCAAAGACATTGAAAACGAGCCAGGCTACAAGGTAATCAAGGCGGTCAAACAAGGCGAAATTTATATCGTGGACGAACAGATCGTGGCCCGCCCCACCCTGCGGCTGCTCAAAGGCATATGGACAATCGGGGAGATCCTGTATCCGGGGGTTTATACGAAAGAGACGGTTGGCGAGATACTCGGGGCAGAGGTCAGAAGGCAGAGGTCAGTAGACAGTGGTCAGTAA
- a CDS encoding cobyrinate a,c-diamide synthase codes for MDAKKIKGIVVAAPASGSGKTTITLGLLAALTRKGIDTAAFKIGPDFIDPGLHGEITGQPGRNLDGWMLDHDTNIDIFARGAEGSDMAVVEGVMGLYDGFSGASEAGSTAQMSKWLDLPVLLVVDAGRMARSFAALVKGFAAFDPKVRFCGVVANNAGSPAHIRYLEEAMADVPEIALLGAIPKDAAAGIPERHLGLFTAEDKVVCQQKTHALANLVSNHIDLDGLISGLDAIALKQTADRLRPEPAVRVAVARDSAFCFYYQDNLDVLEEHGCEIVFFSPVNDADLPENIHGIYLGGGYPELYAKALSENVSMRHALLAAARANMPVYAECGGFMYLCKSLEDQNGGVFEMAGVFAFQTVMAKQLCALGYRQIRFLENTPLGPSGTVVRGHEFHYSFIRNPKSEQAGRDVYETADRAGKTRTAPGWLANQCLGSYVHLHFRSQPQTGRNFATACAAFQNKRKNIHETP; via the coding sequence ATGGATGCAAAAAAAATCAAAGGTATAGTGGTGGCTGCGCCGGCTAGCGGCAGCGGCAAGACCACCATCACCCTGGGCCTGCTGGCCGCCCTGACAAGAAAGGGCATTGATACGGCGGCCTTCAAGATCGGCCCGGACTTCATTGACCCGGGCCTGCACGGGGAGATCACCGGACAACCCGGGCGCAACCTGGACGGCTGGATGCTGGATCATGATACCAACATAGACATCTTTGCCCGGGGGGCGGAGGGTTCAGACATGGCCGTGGTTGAAGGGGTCATGGGATTGTATGACGGTTTTTCCGGGGCATCCGAGGCCGGATCCACCGCCCAGATGTCCAAATGGCTGGACCTGCCGGTGCTTTTGGTGGTGGATGCCGGCCGGATGGCCAGAAGCTTTGCCGCCCTGGTCAAGGGCTTTGCGGCATTTGATCCAAAAGTGCGCTTTTGCGGAGTTGTGGCCAACAACGCCGGCAGCCCGGCACACATCCGGTATCTGGAAGAGGCCATGGCTGATGTCCCTGAAATTGCCCTTCTGGGAGCGATTCCAAAGGATGCCGCCGCCGGTATCCCGGAGCGGCACCTGGGGCTTTTTACCGCAGAAGACAAGGTGGTCTGCCAGCAAAAAACCCATGCCCTGGCCAATCTGGTCTCAAATCACATAGATCTCGACGGATTGATCAGCGGACTTGATGCAATCGCCCTAAAACAGACTGCTGACCGGCTCCGGCCTGAACCTGCCGTGCGGGTGGCCGTGGCAAGGGATTCGGCCTTTTGCTTTTATTACCAAGACAACCTGGACGTGCTCGAAGAACACGGCTGCGAAATCGTATTTTTCTCTCCTGTCAATGATGCTGACCTGCCGGAAAACATCCACGGCATCTATCTCGGCGGGGGATACCCGGAATTGTACGCCAAAGCCCTGTCTGAAAATGTGTCCATGCGCCATGCCCTTCTGGCTGCGGCCCGGGCAAACATGCCGGTATACGCTGAATGCGGAGGCTTTATGTATTTGTGCAAAAGCCTGGAAGACCAAAACGGCGGGGTTTTTGAAATGGCCGGGGTATTTGCATTTCAGACAGTCATGGCAAAACAGCTCTGCGCCCTTGGCTACCGGCAGATCCGGTTTCTGGAAAATACTCCCCTGGGCCCTTCAGGCACGGTTGTGCGCGGCCATGAGTTCCATTACTCTTTTATCCGGAATCCAAAGTCGGAGCAAGCAGGCCGGGACGTCTATGAAACCGCTGATCGGGCGGGCAAGACCCGCACCGCACCGGGCTGGCTGGCCAACCAGTGCCTGGGCAGTTACGTGCACCTGCATTTCCGGAGCCAACCCCAAACCGGCCGCAACTTTGCAACCGCATGTGCAGCATTTCAAAACAAAAGGAAAAATATTCATGAAACCCCATGA
- a CDS encoding precorrin-8X methylmutase, which yields MKPHEIEELSFSIIEQEAAPHGFEPSQWRIVSRMIHTSADFEYLQSVRFHPEAISAGIRAIQNGQTIFTDTNMAKAGIRKTDAAKFGCRVECLMEAPEVKKQADANGSTRAAAAVDAAANQVKDGIFVVGNAPTALMRIIEQIKAGRTAPALVVGLPVGFVNAAESKQMLNRADVPHITNVGRKGGSAVAAAVINALLKLTAEKGE from the coding sequence ATGAAACCCCATGAAATTGAAGAATTAAGCTTTTCCATCATCGAACAGGAAGCCGCGCCCCACGGGTTTGAACCCTCGCAATGGCGGATTGTCTCGCGCATGATCCACACCAGCGCGGATTTTGAATACCTGCAGAGTGTGCGCTTCCACCCCGAGGCCATATCCGCCGGAATCCGGGCCATACAAAACGGGCAGACCATTTTCACGGACACCAACATGGCCAAAGCCGGCATCCGCAAAACCGATGCAGCCAAATTCGGCTGCCGGGTGGAGTGCTTAATGGAGGCCCCGGAGGTGAAAAAACAGGCCGACGCAAATGGCAGCACCCGGGCTGCCGCAGCAGTGGATGCGGCAGCAAATCAGGTCAAAGACGGCATTTTCGTGGTGGGAAACGCGCCCACGGCCCTTATGCGCATTATTGAACAAATTAAGGCCGGCCGCACTGCACCTGCCCTGGTGGTGGGCCTGCCGGTGGGGTTTGTCAACGCGGCTGAATCCAAACAGATGCTGAACCGGGCGGATGTTCCTCATATCACCAATGTCGGCAGAAAAGGCGGGTCAGCCGTGGCTGCGGCTGTGATCAACGCCCTGCTGAAACTGACGGCTGAAAAAGGAGAGTAA
- the cobI gene encoding precorrin-2 C(20)-methyltransferase: protein MMENSYGTLYGIGVGPGDPELITLKAIRILAQVEVVYTASSTKNDYSLAVSIARPHIPDSAEIQNLGFPMSKDKEILKQAWEKNAQIVADTLEQGKNAAFLTLGDCLTYSTYSYLARHLQRIAPDTPTVAIPGITSYHAAAARLQRPLAEGEQSLLIVSGCHGGDKLRQMGNYADNVIFLKAYKNAADITRAIDERGWRENSVGIVSCSLPEERVIENINEFETARPDYWTLIFSGKKNGHE from the coding sequence ATGATGGAAAACTCATACGGAACACTTTACGGCATCGGTGTGGGCCCGGGAGACCCTGAGCTGATCACCCTCAAGGCGATCCGGATCCTGGCACAGGTGGAAGTGGTCTACACGGCCAGTTCCACCAAAAACGATTACAGCCTGGCGGTTTCCATTGCCCGGCCCCATATCCCGGACAGCGCGGAAATCCAAAACCTGGGTTTTCCCATGAGCAAGGACAAAGAGATATTGAAACAAGCCTGGGAGAAAAACGCGCAAATCGTGGCCGACACCCTGGAACAGGGGAAAAATGCCGCTTTTCTCACCCTTGGCGACTGCCTGACCTATTCCACCTACTCTTACCTGGCCAGGCATCTCCAGCGGATCGCACCTGATACACCAACGGTTGCAATACCGGGCATAACATCCTATCATGCCGCAGCCGCCCGCCTGCAGCGGCCTCTGGCTGAAGGAGAGCAGTCCCTGCTGATCGTATCGGGCTGTCACGGCGGGGACAAGCTGCGGCAAATGGGTAATTATGCAGACAACGTGATTTTTTTAAAGGCATACAAAAATGCCGCAGACATCACCCGTGCCATTGATGAGCGGGGATGGCGGGAAAACTCGGTAGGCATTGTTTCCTGCAGCCTGCCCGAAGAGCGGGTCATCGAAAATATCAACGAGTTTGAAACCGCGCGCCCGGACTACTGGACCCTGATTTTCTCCGGGAAAAAAAACGGACATGAATAA